A stretch of DNA from Bacillota bacterium:
TCGGCTTCCGCCCCGCGTTTGTTGCGTAAATCTGGAATCTGGCTTTCTGGAATATCTGGGAGGAAACCAGTGAGCAGCGAGGACCTTAAGATTCTCCAGAAGGCATATGACATGGTGCAATACGGATACACTGTGCTGCGCCAATTTCCCAAGTCCGAGCGGCATGTTCTGGCTGCGGAAATGAGGTCAACAATGGTTCAGATCTTGCGGCTCATCATCGTGGCAAACCGCCGTCGCCAAAAGCTGCCGGTGCTTCACGAGCTCGACGTGGCACTGGACCTGCTGCGGCTTTACATGCGACTCGCTAAGGACCTCGGTTTCCTCCCGTTCCGCCAGTACGAACACTGGGCGAAGCAGGTCAACGAAGTCGGCCGCATGGTGGGCGGCTGGATCAGGGCCGCCGTGGCCAGCGGCCATTAGGTTTCAGGGGGAAGGGCCGCACTGCGTGGCTCTTCGCGGCGGCGACTGGAACAACGGCTCCAGCGCGGGGGTCTTCGCGCTGAACCTGAACGATCCGCGGTCGAACGTGAACGTGAACATCGGCTTCCGCCCCGCGTCTCCCCGCCGGCCCGAAGGCGCGTGCTCACGGGCACGCGTCCAGCGC
This window harbors:
- the avd gene encoding diversity-generating retroelement protein Avd, with the translated sequence MSSEDLKILQKAYDMVQYGYTVLRQFPKSERHVLAAEMRSTMVQILRLIIVANRRRQKLPVLHELDVALDLLRLYMRLAKDLGFLPFRQYEHWAKQVNEVGRMVGGWIRAAVASGH